The following coding sequences lie in one Candidatus Methylomirabilis sp. genomic window:
- a CDS encoding ATP-dependent Clp protease ATP-binding subunit, which translates to MFERFTERARKVIILAREEAIRLGHNFVGTEHLLLGLIREGDGLAVAILKKLNVNISAVKGEIEKIVSVGSEFSPAGEIPFTPQAKKVLEYAISEARSLGHNYIGTEHLLLGLIREGEGIASLVLRDFGVSVAAAKAQAQELLGEQASKPTTSTRTPALDEFGVDLTAMARQDRLDPVIGRETEIERVIQILSRRTKNNPVLIGEAGVGKTAIVEGLAQRIVASNVPETLLRKRVVQLDLAGMVAGTKYRGQFEERLKAVVKEIQQTQSIILFIDELHTLVGAGAAEGAIDASSMLKPALARGELQCIGATTLDEYRRHIEKDRALERRFQAVQIGPPSVEETIRILREIKDRYEAHHCAVITDEAVTAAARLSQRYIADRFLPDKAIDVIDEAGSRARLKTLMLPQDLREMENEVERLRAQKEDAIRTQAFEVAARLRDSERKLRAELEEKKAHWKESRAKEKTVVTAEEVAYIVSKWTGIPLYQIEEEESAKLIRMEQDLAKRVVGQTEAIESVSRAIRRSRAGIKNPSRPVGSFIFLGPTGVGKTELAKALAEFLFGTEDALIRVDMSEYMERFSTSRLIGAPPGYIGYDDSGQLTEKVRRRPFSVILLDEIEKAHPEVFNLLLQIFEDGRLTDSYGRIVDFKNTILIMTSNIGARQIGLHAAMGFAKGGSEAVTYDKMKDTVLGELKRAFNPELLNRIDEVIVFHQLSKDELCKIVDLMLARLQLQLGERKISLAVDESAKDFLINRGFDPTLGARPLRRAIQRYVEDRLAEEVLKGRFAEGATLRVKLEGDALTFEEIGLLEAPK; encoded by the coding sequence ATGTTCGAGCGATTCACAGAGCGAGCCCGTAAGGTGATTATCCTGGCCAGGGAGGAGGCGATCCGCCTCGGACACAACTTCGTTGGCACTGAGCACCTGCTGCTCGGACTGATCCGTGAGGGCGATGGACTTGCGGTTGCGATTCTCAAAAAGCTGAACGTGAACATCTCCGCAGTGAAAGGCGAGATCGAGAAGATCGTCTCGGTCGGCTCGGAGTTCAGCCCGGCCGGCGAGATCCCCTTTACCCCGCAGGCGAAAAAGGTCCTGGAATATGCCATCTCTGAAGCCAGATCACTCGGACACAATTATATCGGCACTGAGCACCTGCTGCTCGGGTTGATCCGGGAGGGCGAAGGGATCGCCTCCCTGGTCCTGAGAGACTTCGGCGTCAGCGTGGCCGCGGCCAAGGCGCAGGCCCAGGAGTTACTGGGTGAGCAGGCCTCCAAGCCCACGACCTCGACCAGGACACCCGCGCTGGATGAGTTCGGTGTGGACCTGACCGCGATGGCGCGCCAGGACAGGCTGGATCCCGTCATCGGCCGTGAGACGGAGATCGAGCGAGTCATCCAGATTCTCTCGCGTCGGACAAAGAACAACCCGGTCCTGATCGGGGAGGCCGGCGTGGGGAAGACCGCCATTGTGGAAGGGCTTGCCCAACGGATCGTGGCCAGCAACGTACCCGAGACCCTCCTCAGAAAGCGGGTCGTCCAGCTTGACCTCGCCGGCATGGTGGCCGGGACCAAGTATCGCGGTCAGTTCGAGGAGCGGCTGAAGGCCGTCGTCAAGGAGATTCAACAGACACAGTCTATTATCCTGTTTATCGATGAGTTGCACACGTTGGTGGGCGCCGGCGCCGCAGAGGGCGCGATCGACGCGTCCAGCATGTTGAAGCCGGCGCTTGCGCGCGGGGAGTTGCAGTGCATCGGTGCGACCACACTCGACGAGTATCGCCGTCACATTGAGAAGGACCGGGCGCTGGAGCGGCGGTTCCAGGCGGTCCAGATCGGGCCGCCGAGCGTGGAGGAGACGATTCGGATCCTCCGGGAGATTAAGGATCGCTATGAGGCGCATCACTGTGCGGTCATCACCGACGAGGCCGTCACGGCCGCTGCGCGTCTGTCTCAGCGCTACATCGCCGACCGCTTTCTGCCTGATAAGGCCATTGATGTCATCGACGAGGCCGGCTCACGGGCGCGGCTGAAAACCCTGATGTTGCCACAGGATCTCCGCGAGATGGAGAATGAAGTTGAGCGCCTCCGGGCCCAGAAGGAAGACGCGATCCGAACCCAGGCCTTTGAGGTTGCGGCTAGGCTCCGGGATTCTGAGCGCAAGCTCCGGGCCGAGTTGGAAGAGAAAAAGGCTCACTGGAAGGAGTCCAGGGCGAAGGAGAAGACCGTTGTCACGGCTGAGGAGGTCGCCTACATCGTCTCCAAGTGGACAGGTATTCCGCTGTACCAGATTGAGGAAGAGGAATCAGCCAAGCTGATCCGGATGGAGCAGGATCTGGCCAAGCGGGTGGTAGGGCAGACCGAGGCCATCGAGAGCGTAAGTCGCGCGATTCGCCGTTCGCGGGCCGGGATTAAGAACCCGAGCCGTCCCGTCGGATCGTTCATCTTCCTGGGGCCGACCGGCGTGGGGAAGACCGAGCTGGCCAAGGCGCTGGCGGAATTTCTGTTCGGAACGGAGGACGCGCTGATACGCGTCGATATGTCGGAGTACATGGAGCGGTTCTCTACCTCCCGTCTCATTGGCGCCCCTCCGGGGTATATTGGGTACGACGATTCTGGCCAGCTCACCGAAAAGGTTCGGCGTCGACCGTTTTCTGTCATCCTCCTAGACGAGATAGAAAAAGCCCACCCGGAGGTATTCAATCTACTCCTCCAGATCTTTGAGGATGGTCGCCTGACCGACAGCTATGGCCGCATTGTTGACTTTAAGAACACCATACTGATCATGACGAGCAACATCGGCGCCCGTCAGATCGGTCTCCACGCTGCCATGGGCTTTGCCAAGGGCGGTAGCGAGGCGGTGACATACGATAAGATGAAGGACACCGTCCTTGGCGAACTGAAGCGAGCCTTCAATCCGGAACTGCTGAACCGGATCGATGAGGTGATTGTCTTCCACCAGTTGAGCAAAGACGAACTATGCAAGATCGTGGATCTGATGCTTGCCCGCCTCCAGCTTCAGCTTGGTGAGCGCAAGATTTCGCTTGCGGTCGATGAGAGCGCGAAAGATTTTCTGATCAATCGAGGATTCGACCCAACCCTTGGCGCCAGGCCGTTGCGCCGTGCCATCCAGCGCTACGTGGAGGATCGATTGGCTGAAGAGGTCTTGAAAGGGCGATTTGCAGAAGGCGCTACCCTCAGGGTGAAACTGGAGGGTGACGCTTTGACATTCGAAGAGATCGGTCTCCTCGAAGCCCCTAAATAG